The Macrobrachium rosenbergii isolate ZJJX-2024 chromosome 56, ASM4041242v1, whole genome shotgun sequence genome includes a region encoding these proteins:
- the LOC136836343 gene encoding protein rtoA-like — MKVLHRHLVLGLTIVLLAVITDYADGSVVRRFLSAEEKLDSGSAPDSRSGGSGTSDSGSGGLGTSDSGSGGSGTSESGSGGSGSSDSGSGSSGTSDSGSGGSGTSDSGSGGSGTSESGSGGSGSSDSGSGGSGSSDSGSEGSGSSDSASGSPDSSSGTTESSSETNGSESSSSADTSYSTTTEITDATTEKELDKKEILNKILEQLGEIEKLLEELKNLSNPATTTSGDPTTGAPTTDGVTTGPSTSAENPTPANEGLKAEENSGICTAVNAACEELEAAMGSVDAFLTGFNPTGDVSESDLTNITDATEGLKTAVGNVTDDASGVNVVALKSKITEVETSVQSLTTKINDEIKNLDGGSGTDNTVAIVLGTLGGVLLVGIIVAVVIKYMKKKKKASKSTTNETT, encoded by the exons atgaAGGTCCTTCATAGGCACTTGGTGTTAGGATTGACAATCGTCTTGCTGGCAGTAATTACAG ATTACGCCGATGGCTCAGTAGTGAGAAGATTTCTTTCTGCTGAAGAAAAACTAGATTCCGGTTCAGCACCAGATTCTCGTTCAGGAGGCTCGGGAACATCAGATTCTGGTTCAGGAGGCTTGGGAACATCGGATTCTGGTTCAGGAGGCTCGGGTACATCAGAGTCTGGTTCAGGAGGCTCGGGATCATCAGATTCTGGTTCAGGAAGCTCGGGTACATCAGATTCTGGTTCAGGAGGCTCGGGAACATCGGACTCTGGTTCAGGAGGCTCGGGTACATCAGAGTCTGGTTCAGGGGGCTCGGGATCATCAGATTCTGGTTCAGGAGGCTCGGGATCATCAGATTCTGGTTCAGAAGGCTCGGGATCATCAGATTCTGCCTCAGGATCGCCAGATTCCAGCTCAGGAACAACAGAGTCTAGCTCAGAAACAAACGGGTCAGAGTCTAGTTCTTCGGCAGATACCAGTTATTCCACGACAACGGAAATAACCGATGCGACCACTGAAAAGGAATTAGATAAGAAGGAAATACTGAACAAGATCCTAGAACAACTCGGAGAAATCGAGAAACTGCTTGAAGAGCTCAAAAACCTCTCCAACCCTGCTACTACAACCTCAGGGGATCCCACAACAGGGGCTCCAACCACAGACGGTGTGACAACAGGACCCTCTACATCTGCAGAAAATCCAACCCCAGCTAATGAGGGTCTAAAAGCTGAGGAAAACTCTGGCATTTGCACCGCAGTTAATGCAGCTTGCGAGGAACTAGAAGCTGCAATGGGCAGCGTTGACGCTTTCCTGACAGGTTTTAATCCTACGGGAGACGTCAGTGAGAGTGACCTGACAAACATCACTGACGCTACGGAGGGGTTAAAAACTGCCGTGGGAAACGTGACAGATGATGCTAGTGGCGTTAATGTAGTTGCCCTCAAAAGCAAAATCACCGAAGTGGAAACG TCTGTACAGAGCTTGACAACGAAAATTAACGACGAGATTAAAAACCTGGATGGAGGTTCTGGAACGGACAACACAGTAGCCATCGTCCTCGGAACTCTGGGAGGCGTGTTGTTAGTGGGCATCATAGTCGCCGTAGTCATTaaatatatgaagaagaagaagaaggcttctAAGAGCACG ACCAACGAAACTACTTAA